The following proteins are encoded in a genomic region of Phycisphaera sp.:
- a CDS encoding alpha/beta hydrolase gives MGREPHTLTPTGATGQHASANSAPPACGKPLTLRGRHGPVPAAVEEVGTGAAVVFLHGLVGLNEHWEDVVRQAEPSVRCVLLQVPLLDLRGEDCSIDGVTALTIDFLEQHFDHPVVLVGNSFGGHVALRVALQRPDLVRGMVLAGSSGLIEKSMVSDIQLRPSRAWLERKIGELFYDPEKYMRASDIERAHQQLSERGGARAMVRLSRSARRNHLGSRMAQIEVPTLLIWGKQDIVTPPEAANQFASMLSKSRLVWFERCGHVPMMEHPEPFAAELVEFVESLGPEKTEG, from the coding sequence ATGGGCAGGGAACCCCACACGTTGACACCTACGGGCGCCACGGGACAGCACGCTTCGGCCAATTCGGCCCCGCCGGCCTGCGGCAAGCCGCTCACGCTGCGCGGCCGCCACGGCCCGGTGCCCGCGGCCGTCGAGGAGGTCGGCACCGGTGCGGCGGTGGTCTTCCTGCACGGGCTGGTGGGCCTCAATGAGCACTGGGAAGACGTCGTCCGCCAGGCCGAGCCCAGCGTCCGGTGCGTACTGCTCCAGGTGCCCCTGCTCGACCTGCGCGGCGAGGATTGCTCGATCGACGGCGTCACCGCCCTGACCATCGACTTCCTCGAGCAGCACTTCGATCACCCGGTCGTCCTCGTCGGCAACAGCTTTGGCGGGCATGTCGCCCTGCGTGTCGCGCTGCAAAGGCCCGACCTGGTGCGCGGTATGGTGCTGGCGGGCAGCAGCGGGCTCATTGAAAAATCGATGGTCAGCGACATCCAGCTGCGCCCCAGCCGGGCGTGGCTCGAGCGCAAGATCGGCGAGTTGTTCTACGACCCCGAGAAGTACATGCGCGCGAGCGATATCGAGCGCGCCCACCAGCAACTCAGTGAACGCGGCGGCGCGCGCGCGATGGTCCGCCTCAGCCGCAGCGCCCGCCGGAACCACCTGGGCTCGCGCATGGCGCAGATCGAGGTGCCCACGCTGCTCATCTGGGGCAAGCAGGACATCGTGACCCCGCCCGAGGCGGCCAACCAGTTCGCCTCAATGCTCAGCAAGAGCCGGCTGGTGTGGTTCGAACGCTGCGGGCACGTGCCGATGATGGAGCACCCCGAGCCATTCGCCGCCGAGTTGGTCGAGTTCGTCGAGTCGCTCGGGCCAGAGAAGACCGAGGGCTAA
- a CDS encoding ABC transporter ATP-binding protein: MSLLLEAKDVHKTYKLGRVPVPVLRGASLSLKPGEWVAILGASGSGKSTLLHLIGGLDKPQDGSIRFEGRDLGKLGPGGLNKYRARDVGIVFQFYHLLPELDVLGNVLLGAMTQGVLGRKVPAQRRERAKELLHAFGLGERLRHKPAQLSGGERQRVAIARALIADPPLLLADEPTGNLDQHTGESILDALEKVVRPDDPQAPKRALIMVTHDQHVADRADRVVHMVDGAIVEG; the protein is encoded by the coding sequence GTGAGCTTGCTCCTCGAAGCCAAGGACGTGCACAAGACCTACAAGCTCGGGCGCGTGCCCGTGCCGGTGCTGCGTGGGGCGTCGCTTAGCCTGAAGCCGGGCGAGTGGGTGGCCATCCTGGGCGCGTCGGGCAGCGGCAAGAGCACGCTGCTGCATCTCATCGGCGGGCTCGACAAGCCCCAGGACGGCAGCATCAGGTTCGAGGGGCGAGATCTGGGCAAGCTGGGTCCGGGCGGGCTGAACAAGTATCGGGCCCGCGACGTGGGCATCGTGTTCCAGTTCTACCACCTGCTGCCCGAGCTCGACGTGCTGGGCAACGTGCTGCTGGGCGCGATGACCCAGGGCGTGCTCGGAAGAAAGGTGCCTGCCCAGCGACGCGAGCGGGCGAAGGAGTTGCTCCACGCTTTCGGCCTGGGCGAACGCCTGCGGCACAAGCCCGCCCAGCTCAGCGGCGGCGAGCGCCAGCGGGTGGCCATCGCCCGGGCCCTGATCGCCGACCCCCCACTGCTGCTGGCCGACGAGCCCACCGGCAACCTCGACCAGCACACCGGCGAGAGCATCCTCGATGCCCTGGAAAAGGTTGTCCGGCCCGATGATCCGCAAGCCCCCAAGCGGGCCCTGATCATGGTCACCCACGACCAGCACGTGGCCGACCGTGCCGACCGGGTGGTCCACATGGTCGATGGGGCGATCGTGGAGGGGTGA